GCGCCTTCTTCTATCCCCAGGTGGATATAGCGCTGCACCCGATCATACTGCGTTTGCGTCACCATCGGCCCGATCGCCGTGGCGCTATCGTGCGGATTACCTACCTGCAGAGCCTGCATCGCTTTTTTCATCAGGCTTTTCACTTCGTCGAGACGGCTTTCCGGCACGATCAGGCGCGTTCCGGCCATGCAGGCCTGGCCGCTATTGACCGTGGCCGCAGCTACGGCGAGCAGAATGGCTTTTTCGAGATCGGCATCGTCCAGGATCAGGTTCGGTGATTTGCCGCCGAGCTCCAGCGTGACCCGTTTCATTGTGTCCACCGCGCCGCGGGCTATGGTTTTCCCGACTTCCGTGGATCCTGTGAATGAAATCTTGGCAATATCGGGATGACGGGTCATCTCTGCGCCTACCGTCGCCCCGCGCCCGGTCACGATATTGATCACACCGGGCGGCAATCCTGCCGCGTGCAGGCACTCGGTCAGCAGCTGGGTCTGGAGAGCGCTCAGCTCGCTGGGCTTGATGACTGCAGTGCTGCCGGCAGCAACCGCCATCGCCAGTTTGCTGCAGATGAAGCTGTAGTTGGCGTTCCAGGGCGTAATCAGGCCGACCACGCCCAACGGTTCCAGCACGACTTTCGAGATGCCGACATGCTGGACGAACTCGAAAGTCTTCAGCAGTTCTCTCGCCAGCAGAAAGCTGTCGGCCGCGCGCTGCGTGCTCGCCTTGCTGATCCGCAGCGGACCGCCGTATTCTTCAATCATGACGTCCAGGAGTTCATCCGAGCGCGCCGCCACGGCGTCGTGCAGGCGCTGCAGATATGCCATGCGCTGTTCTCTGCTGGTATGCGCAAAGCTATTGTAGGCGGCTTTTGCCGCGGCAATCGCTGCTTGCGCATCCTGCTCGTCCGCCAGCGTAACCCGGGCGATGACCGCCCGGGTCGAGGGATTGACGAGTTCGAGCACTTCCTTGCCGTGAGGTTTAATGAAGCTGCCGTTGATATAAATGTGGTCTACCGTTTTCATGGAATCTCCGCTGATGAGTGAAAGCTTGACTTCATCTTAGGCGGGAGGTCGGAAAACGGGGTAGATCAATGCTGTGCGAGGATTGCCTGATTCTGCCGAAATTGAAAAATCCCCGGGCTCTGAAAGTCATTGCCTGAAAGGCAATATGTATCTAGGTCAAGGGCAGCCATCCTTTGCACCGCAAGTCAGCCTGTTGCAAGCATCCGCTGTTTCAGCGCCTGCAATCCATCCCGGTAGATCCCGTGAAACAAGCTGCTGATTTCTTCGTCGCTGACGCCGGCCGGCACGAAGCTGCCGGACCACACCACCAGGCAAGCCTGTCGACCCGCTATTTCTCGCACCTGGAGAGTGGACAGGTAGTGCGTGGCAGGAAAAGGCGCCTGCAGGATCGAGTAACTATAGGAACGGTCTTCTTGGCTGAAGCTTTCCAGGCGCTCGATGATGATCTCGCCCTCGGGCGTTTTCAGGCTGCGCACCCGCCCTCCTTCGCTCAGCTCGCTGTCGAGAATATAGGGCAGCCAGTCCGGCAGCGAATT
The sequence above is a segment of the Collimonas sp. PA-H2 genome. Coding sequences within it:
- a CDS encoding aldehyde dehydrogenase family protein; protein product: MKTVDHIYINGSFIKPHGKEVLELVNPSTRAVIARVTLADEQDAQAAIAAAKAAYNSFAHTSREQRMAYLQRLHDAVAARSDELLDVMIEEYGGPLRISKASTQRAADSFLLARELLKTFEFVQHVGISKVVLEPLGVVGLITPWNANYSFICSKLAMAVAAGSTAVIKPSELSALQTQLLTECLHAAGLPPGVINIVTGRGATVGAEMTRHPDIAKISFTGSTEVGKTIARGAVDTMKRVTLELGGKSPNLILDDADLEKAILLAVAAATVNSGQACMAGTRLIVPESRLDEVKSLMKKAMQALQVGNPHDSATAIGPMVTQTQYDRVQRYIHLGIEEGAELLTGGAGHPAGLEHGYFVQPTVFASVTMDMRIAREEIFGPVLVILSYKTEAEAIEMANDTIYGLHAFVSSSDLERANRVAAQIVAGRVFINGMYDEPRAPFGGFKQSGIGREYGRYGLEAYLEPKAVMGHGETSNETTQ
- a CDS encoding SRPBCC family protein; translated protein: MASTSASMEIAATAERVWQLIGGFNSLPDWLPYILDSELSEGGRVRSLKTPEGEIIIERLESFSQEDRSYSYSILQAPFPATHYLSTLQVREIAGRQACLVVWSGSFVPAGVSDEEISSLFHGIYRDGLQALKQRMLATG